In Gammaproteobacteria bacterium, one DNA window encodes the following:
- a CDS encoding response regulator has product MAINKVLVVDDVDTDRKNLEQILSGGGYTVITASSGEEAVSMAKSEMPDAVFMDVIMEPMNGFQACRAITKDAATSGIPVVLVSSKGEKTDKIWGEEQGAKGYITKPYTAEQILSQVKAL; this is encoded by the coding sequence ATGGCAATAAATAAAGTTCTGGTAGTTGATGATGTTGATACCGATCGAAAAAACCTGGAACAGATACTTTCCGGTGGAGGTTACACCGTGATTACTGCAAGTTCCGGTGAAGAAGCGGTCAGTATGGCCAAGAGTGAAATGCCGGATGCGGTATTCATGGATGTCATCATGGAACCAATGAACGGATTCCAGGCTTGCCGGGCAATTACCAAGGATGCCGCGACATCCGGTATTCCGGTAGTGCTCGTTTCCAGCAAGGGAGAAAAAACCGACAAGATCTGGGGCGAAGAGCAGGGAGCCAAGGGGTATATCACCAAGCCCTATACGGCGGAACAGATACTCAGCCAGGTCAAGGCGTTGTAA
- a CDS encoding response regulator, whose amino-acid sequence MAIKKVLVVDDSSTDLHKLEGIVSKAGYTTFSASNGTDAIEMAKVKKPDAILLDIIMNDMNGFQVCRALTTGEETKGIPVVLVSSKKEKTDRVWAEEQGASGYITKPYTEEQILEQLSSLN is encoded by the coding sequence ATGGCAATTAAGAAGGTTCTCGTGGTTGATGATTCATCTACCGATCTGCACAAGCTTGAAGGCATTGTGTCCAAAGCAGGATATACGACATTCAGTGCTTCCAATGGAACAGATGCTATCGAAATGGCCAAGGTCAAAAAACCTGATGCCATTCTGCTGGATATCATCATGAATGACATGAACGGCTTCCAGGTATGCCGGGCGCTGACGACGGGCGAGGAGACCAAGGGAATTCCTGTAGTCCTGGTGAGCAGCAAAAAGGAAAAGACTGATCGCGTCTGGGCGGAGGAGCAGGGTGCTTCCGGGTATATCACCAAGCCTTATACCGAAGAACAAATTCTTGAACAATTGAGCAGTCTCAATTGA
- a CDS encoding response regulator gives MGQDSGDRNTFTALVVDDSTTLRRLMDLTLTPLGIDVEFTDNGEDAVVLVKNKEYDIVFLDVILPGIDGYRVCKEIKGDRRTKATPVIMLTSKDSTFDKVRGMMAGTDVYLTKPLERAHLLHAINKYLPLERRNGMVRVQQQGA, from the coding sequence ATGGGGCAAGACTCCGGAGACAGGAATACGTTCACTGCACTGGTAGTGGATGACAGCACCACGCTTCGCCGGTTAATGGATCTGACATTGACACCATTGGGAATTGATGTGGAGTTCACGGACAACGGCGAGGACGCCGTAGTACTCGTTAAAAACAAGGAGTATGACATCGTTTTTCTTGATGTCATCCTGCCCGGTATAGACGGGTACCGTGTATGCAAGGAAATCAAGGGCGATCGTCGCACCAAGGCAACGCCGGTAATAATGCTGACCAGCAAGGACTCAACCTTTGACAAGGTGCGCGGAATGATGGCTGGAACGGATGTTTACCTGACCAAGCCTCTGGAACGGGCGCACCTGCTGCACGCGATCAATAAATACCTGCCGCTTGAAAGGCGTAATGGCATGGTCCGTGTACAACAGCAAGGCGCATGA
- a CDS encoding response regulator, which translates to MKKENTITVLLADDHAIIRAGIRRLLDDAPDMTVVAEVDSGEMAYREHMLLHPDVTIMDLTMPGIGGLEAIRRIRSKDEKARILVLSVHQDVIFPTRVIQAGGIGYLSKRTAPEALLSAVRCVAKGEVFLERDIAQKIALHGIAGEEDPVKELSEREFEVFRMLAEGKSVNEVADALFLSSKTVGTYQTRILQKLNVNNIAGLAHLAIRKGIIEP; encoded by the coding sequence ATGAAAAAAGAAAATACCATCACCGTACTTCTGGCTGACGACCACGCGATTATCCGCGCCGGTATACGGCGATTGCTTGATGATGCTCCGGATATGACCGTGGTTGCCGAGGTGGATTCGGGCGAGATGGCATACCGTGAACACATGTTGCTCCACCCGGACGTTACCATTATGGATCTTACGATGCCCGGTATCGGCGGTCTCGAAGCCATAAGACGAATTCGATCGAAAGATGAAAAAGCCAGGATACTGGTGCTGAGCGTTCACCAGGATGTGATTTTTCCTACCAGGGTCATACAGGCAGGAGGGATTGGCTACCTGTCAAAGCGCACTGCACCTGAAGCGCTGCTCAGTGCGGTCCGATGCGTCGCAAAGGGTGAGGTCTTTCTTGAGCGAGATATAGCGCAAAAGATTGCCCTTCACGGAATTGCCGGCGAAGAAGACCCGGTCAAGGAACTGTCCGAGCGAGAATTTGAAGTATTCAGAATGCTGGCTGAAGGAAAATCCGTTAACGAGGTGGCGGATGCCCTGTTTCTGAGTTCAAAAACAGTCGGCACATACCAGACCCGAATACTGCAGAAATTAAACGTCAATAACATTGCAGGACTGGCACATCTCGCCATACGAAAAGGGATTATCGAACCTTAG
- a CDS encoding sensor histidine kinase gives MKMAGTDLDHDLAGGFGMEPNDSANGDHEESRQGDRNVVSLAADSSIPGNAHLLVLEAVLEAVESPSFIHDRIAQIVEALTSLDWGPAKEKVSGVLLEADYAGNWRSVTTGPENFDLHGCCPEFPVTAEDLESVLTGRSAFVIPGGSSDCSSAPLTDSCYCLPIYLGGDELYGVMLLKIPGEYQCSSDDERLLRVAAKMVGRMIERDKLGQENRKLSRQLIGIQEQEYRKLAREIHDEFGQSLTAIKTDAVLISSRSKDREHSIYRSSEAIIAVVSHIYDVVYSMMRRLRPTVLDDLGLLATLESYMKDWRERRPGMPCRLTISGEIDGFEEDVNISIYRMIQECTTNVIRHAAASRIHVMLVRVTTEKDDHVVVSVEDNGRGMTRTHRHSGSGFGLLGMRERVESLGGEMQVQSARNRGTTVVALIPVSKSSDRSAKAAPKGSM, from the coding sequence ATGAAGATGGCAGGAACCGATTTGGACCATGATCTGGCTGGTGGATTCGGAATGGAACCCAATGATTCGGCGAATGGCGACCACGAAGAGTCTCGGCAGGGGGATCGGAATGTTGTTAGCCTGGCAGCCGATTCCAGTATTCCCGGAAACGCGCATCTGCTTGTATTGGAAGCGGTACTCGAAGCCGTGGAATCACCGAGCTTTATACACGATCGAATCGCGCAGATTGTTGAAGCCCTGACATCCCTGGATTGGGGTCCGGCCAAGGAAAAGGTCTCGGGAGTGCTGCTCGAAGCGGATTATGCGGGAAACTGGCGATCTGTCACGACAGGCCCGGAAAATTTTGATCTGCACGGGTGCTGTCCTGAATTCCCCGTTACAGCTGAAGACCTGGAGTCAGTGCTGACCGGCCGGTCAGCGTTTGTGATTCCGGGTGGTTCATCAGATTGTTCATCAGCACCTCTGACCGACTCCTGTTATTGCCTGCCGATTTATCTTGGTGGTGATGAACTTTATGGCGTCATGCTGCTCAAGATTCCCGGTGAATACCAATGCAGTTCAGATGATGAGCGACTGTTGCGAGTAGCCGCCAAAATGGTCGGGCGCATGATCGAGCGTGACAAGCTTGGTCAGGAAAACAGGAAACTGTCCAGACAGTTAATCGGTATACAGGAGCAGGAGTATCGCAAGCTTGCACGCGAGATCCACGATGAATTTGGTCAATCGCTTACCGCGATCAAAACCGATGCGGTTCTTATCAGCAGCCGAAGCAAGGATCGGGAGCATTCGATATACCGAAGTTCGGAAGCGATAATTGCAGTTGTCAGCCACATCTATGACGTCGTTTATTCAATGATGAGGCGCTTGAGACCTACGGTGCTGGATGACCTGGGACTGCTGGCGACACTCGAATCCTACATGAAGGACTGGCGGGAGCGGCGACCCGGAATGCCCTGCAGGCTTACCATTTCCGGCGAGATTGATGGGTTTGAAGAAGACGTCAATATATCCATATATCGAATGATCCAGGAATGTACGACCAATGTAATTCGTCATGCGGCCGCCTCCCGGATTCATGTCATGCTGGTGCGTGTAACAACAGAAAAGGATGACCATGTTGTGGTCAGCGTTGAAGATAATGGCCGAGGCATGACTCGAACGCATCGACACAGCGGCAGCGGTTTTGGTCTGCTGGGTATGCGCGAACGGGTTGAGAGCCTTGGTGGTGAAATGCAGGTACAGTCTGCGCGTAACAGGGGTACTACGGTAGTGGCGCTGATCCCGGTCAGCAAATCATCGGATCGATCAGCCAAGGCTGCACCAAAAGGAAGTATGTAA
- a CDS encoding EAL domain-containing protein: protein MDAKPLGNDHAADETSPAEQILGSLSDGVVGINRASEITFINPVACSLTGVTRGEIIGQPLSSVFVIEGGAHALEPDYIQRILNRQVGIGPITKQQLKPRSGESILIDYSITPLDMNLAVIMFHDLSHIEPANRTLLYQLSYDPLTHLPNRDTLQQTLNQAHNRFITQQGMYCVLLLDLDRFKLINDCYGHSTGDELLKQLARLMAECLRPQDSLGRWGGEEFICILPDTNLADGYAIAERIRKKLADHVARINSRDVTTTTSIGIASYPVDGATTEEILRVADSMLYEAKRDGRNTTFSSLTNKVNILSIASQLEEAIENDTIVPAYQPIVDLATGNIVADEVLARIDDKEAGLVEAGKFIDAALQLQLIHKIDHTIIKQAIMSCSVNVLSGGAPRPHFINISADLLRHPELVQDILDTAIAQCTACGDAIGDEKPLVIEITEHQLISNVTEAKRILQPFLDFGLRLAVDDFGSGYSSLHYLADLPVSFLKIEGSLIQRVTTDRKVRAIVKGIQNIADDLDLTTIAEYIENEVTYRALQDLGVSWGQGYYFGEPELKQ from the coding sequence ATGGACGCAAAACCTCTCGGCAACGATCACGCTGCAGACGAGACTTCACCCGCCGAACAAATTCTGGGTTCCCTCAGTGACGGTGTAGTCGGTATTAATCGGGCTAGCGAAATTACATTCATCAACCCTGTGGCCTGCAGCCTCACCGGGGTGACGCGCGGGGAAATCATAGGGCAGCCGCTGTCCAGCGTTTTTGTTATCGAAGGCGGTGCGCACGCCCTGGAACCCGACTATATACAGCGGATTCTCAACCGGCAGGTTGGAATTGGCCCGATTACCAAGCAGCAACTCAAGCCTCGCTCAGGCGAATCCATCCTGATTGATTACAGCATTACCCCTTTGGACATGAATCTGGCTGTCATCATGTTCCACGACCTGAGTCATATTGAGCCGGCCAACCGCACCCTGCTTTACCAGCTCAGTTATGATCCGCTCACACATCTGCCCAATCGCGACACCCTGCAGCAAACCCTGAACCAGGCGCATAATCGCTTTATCACCCAGCAAGGCATGTACTGTGTTCTGCTGCTTGACCTCGATCGATTCAAGCTGATCAACGACTGCTACGGTCATTCCACCGGTGATGAGTTGCTGAAGCAACTGGCAAGACTCATGGCCGAATGCCTGCGCCCCCAGGATAGCCTGGGCCGCTGGGGTGGTGAAGAGTTTATCTGCATACTGCCGGACACCAATCTTGCTGACGGTTATGCCATCGCTGAACGAATTCGCAAAAAACTTGCGGATCATGTCGCCAGAATCAACAGTCGTGATGTCACTACCACAACCAGTATTGGTATCGCCAGTTACCCCGTAGATGGCGCTACCACGGAAGAAATACTCCGGGTTGCCGATTCAATGCTGTATGAAGCCAAGCGGGACGGCCGAAATACCACGTTCAGCAGCCTGACCAACAAGGTCAATATCCTGTCTATTGCCAGTCAGCTTGAAGAAGCGATTGAAAACGATACGATCGTCCCGGCCTACCAGCCTATTGTTGACCTGGCTACAGGCAATATCGTCGCTGATGAGGTCCTCGCGCGCATTGATGACAAGGAAGCCGGCCTTGTTGAGGCCGGAAAATTTATTGATGCCGCCTTGCAGCTGCAGTTAATCCACAAGATTGACCACACCATCATCAAGCAGGCCATTATGTCCTGCAGCGTGAACGTACTGAGCGGTGGTGCGCCACGGCCACATTTCATCAATATATCCGCTGATCTTTTGCGTCATCCCGAGCTGGTTCAGGACATACTCGATACCGCTATCGCCCAATGTACTGCGTGCGGTGATGCCATAGGTGACGAAAAACCACTGGTTATCGAAATCACTGAGCACCAGCTCATCAGCAACGTCACGGAAGCAAAAAGAATCCTGCAACCGTTCCTGGATTTTGGCTTGCGCCTGGCAGTCGATGATTTCGGCAGCGGCTATTCGTCGCTGCACTACCTTGCCGACCTGCCGGTATCATTCCTCAAGATTGAAGGCTCGTTGATCCAGCGCGTTACCACTGACAGGAAAGTGCGGGCTATTGTCAAAGGCATTCAGAATATTGCCGATGACCTGGATCTCACCACTATTGCCGAATATATCGAGAACGAGGTCACCTATCGTGCGCTGCAGGACCTGGGCGTATCCTGGGGCCAGGGATATTACTTTGGCGAGCCCGAGCTGAAGCAGTAA